Proteins encoded by one window of Salvia splendens isolate huo1 chromosome 7, SspV2, whole genome shotgun sequence:
- the LOC121742179 gene encoding dnaJ protein homolog: MFGRGAPKKSDNSRYYEILGVPKTASPEDLKKAYKKAAIKNHPDKGGDPEKFKELAHAYEVLSDPEKREIYDQYGEDALKEGMGGGGGMHDPFDIFSSFFGGNPFGGGGSSRGRRQRRGEDVVHPLKVSLEELYLGTKKKLSLSRNVICSKCSGKGSKSGASMKCTGCQGSGMKVSIRQLGPGMIQQMQHPCNDCKGTGETISDKDRCSQCKGEKVVQEKKVLEVHVEKGMQNGQKITFPGEADEAPDTVTGDIVFVLQQKEHPKFKRKSDDLFTEHSLSLTEALCGFQFILSHLDGRQLLIKSHPGEVVKPNSYKAINDEGMPMYQRPFMKGKLYIHFNVDFPESLVPDQVAALEKILPARPQSQLTDMEIDECEETTLHDVNIEEETRRRAAAQHQEAYDEDDEDMHGGGQRVQCAQQ; encoded by the exons ATGTTTGGGAGAGGCGCGCCGAAGAAGAGCGACAATTCGAGGTATTATGAGATTCTCGGGGTGCCTAAGACGGCGTCGCCGGAGGATTTGAAGAAGGCGTATAAGAAAGCTGCTATTAAAAACCATCCTGATAAGGGCGGTGACCCTGAGAAG TTCAAGGAGCTTGCTCATGCTTATGAGGTGCTAAGTGATCCTGAGAAACGTGAAATCTATGACCAGTATGGTGAGGATGCACTCAAGGAAGGAATGGGTGGGGGAGGCGGCATGCACGACCCATTTGATATATTCTCATCATTCTTTGGCGGGAACCCATTTGGAG GTGGTGGTAGCAGTAGAGGAAGAAGGCAAAGAAGGGGAGAAGATGTAGTGCATCCATTGAAGGTGTCTCTTGAGGAGCTCTATCTTGGGACCAAGAAGAAGCTCTCTCTGTCACGCAATGTTATTTGTTCCAAGTGTAGTGG TAAGGGATCGAAATCAGGAGCTTCCATGAAATGCACGGGCTGTCAAGGAAGTGGCATGAAGGTCTCCATTAGGCAACTTGGCCCTGGCATGATTCAGCAGATGCAGCACCCGTGCAATGACTGCAAAGGTACGGGAGAAACCATCAGTGATAAAGATCGGTGCAGCCAGTGCAAGGGTGAGAAGGTTGTTCAGGAGAAGAAAGTCTTGGAAGTCCATGTCGAGAAGGGAATGCAGAACGGACAGAAGATCACTTTCCCAGGAGAAGCTGATGAGGCG CCTGATACTGTGACCGGAGATATAGTCTTCGTGCTCCAACAGAAGGAGCATCCCAAGTTCAAGAGAAAGAGCGAtgacctcttcaccgagcacTCACTGTCCCTTACCGAGGCCCTCTGTGGGTTTCAGTTTATCCTGTCTCACCTAGACGGCAGACAGCTACTCATCAAGTCGCACCCGGGAGAAGTTGTGAAGCCTA ATTCATACAAGGCGATCAACGACGAAGGAATGCCAATGTACCAGAGGCCCTTCATGAAGGGCAAGCTCTACATCCATTTCAACGTCGATTTCCCAGAATCCCTCGTGCCAGACCAGGTCGCTGCCTTGGAGAAGATCCTCCCCGCAAGGCCGCAGTCCCAGCTGACCGACATGGAGATTGATGAGTGTGAGGAGACGACTCTCCACGATGTCAACATCGAGGAGGAAACCCGGAGGAGGGCCGCAGCCCAGCACCAGGAGGCTTACGATGAGGATGACGAGGACATGCACGGCGGGGGCCAGAGGGTTCAATGCGCCCAGCAGTGA